In Dermacentor variabilis isolate Ectoservices chromosome 11, ASM5094787v1, whole genome shotgun sequence, one genomic interval encodes:
- the LOC142563988 gene encoding uncharacterized protein LOC142563988, translating to MLTPGPALALVTLVSALIDTATVAAPGAGLQTLVQALNTTERTWIYARTYVGQSDLYCSYYDKDLLMATADYYVYFFFYGNRWCKILEYAELYGGCTEGLACMDIRENVGDTAVRKYLMYWNSTENCGIYTLYLENRRECELHIRDGALPQAHSQKASAVPCATRFFQYCPTGNYTEIVYYLSTCKATIGEWPQQCTS from the exons ATGCTTACTCCAGGCCCAGCACTTGCACTTGTCACCCTTGTCAGTGCGCTGATTGATACAGCGACCGTTGCGGCTCCAGGTGCAGGTCTTCAAACTCTTGTTCAA GCGTTGAACACTACTGAAAGAACTTGGATATACGCTCGTACTTATGTAGGACAATCAGATTTATACTGCAGCTATTATGACAAAGACTTGCTGATGGCAACAGCTGACTATTATGTTTACTTTTTCTTCTATGGAAATCGTTG GTGCAAGATATTGGAATATGCTGAGCTTTATGGTGGGTGCACCGAGGGACTTGCTTGTATGGATATACGTGAGAATGTAG GAGACACGGCTGTTAGAAAATATCTTATGTATTGGAATTCCACTGAAAACTGTGGCATTTACACGTTATATTTAG aAAACAGACGAGAGTGCGAGCTGCACATAAGAGATGGCGCGCTACCACAGGCACACAGTCAAAAAGCGTCCGCCGTGCCTTGTGCAACACGGTTCTTCCAGTATTGCCCAACAGGCAACTACACAGAAATAGTTTATTACCTAAGCACTTGCAAAGCAACTATAGGCGAGTGGCCCCAGCAATGCACAAGCTGA